A DNA window from Luteolibacter luteus contains the following coding sequences:
- the leuC gene encoding 3-isopropylmalate dehydratase large subunit, whose protein sequence is MGKSLYQKVWDAHTVGKLADGRTQLFIGTHLIHEVTSPQAFGMLRDLGLTVKYPQRTFATVDHIVPTENQDQPVDPLAAEMMSALRDNCDDFGVTYFDLKSGKQGIVHVVGPEQGITQPGTTIACGDSHTATHGAFGAIAFGIGTTQVRDVLATQTLAMEPLKVRRIEVTGQLRPGVYAKDVTLHIIRILGAKGGIGYAYEYAGNVFDDMSMEERMTVCNMAIEGGARCGYVNPDAKTIAYLQGRPYVDMSDFDTTAARWLSFASDSDAHYDDVVKIDAADIEPTVTWGISPDHGIAISETIPDPAKASTALEKASIDEALAYMKLPAGAPIKGQKIDVAFIGSCTNGRLSDFREVAKYIQGHKVAAGVKAIAVPGSQIVAHQCEQEGIDKIFSAAGFEWRGAGCSMCLAMNPDKLVGDQLCASSSNRNFKGRQGSPTGRTVLMSPVMVAAAAIAGSIADARELFELEPQAAVA, encoded by the coding sequence ATGGGCAAGAGCCTCTATCAAAAAGTCTGGGACGCCCACACCGTGGGCAAGTTGGCCGACGGACGTACCCAATTGTTCATCGGCACTCACCTCATCCACGAGGTCACCTCTCCGCAGGCCTTCGGCATGCTCCGCGATCTCGGCCTGACGGTGAAATATCCACAACGCACCTTCGCGACCGTGGACCACATCGTACCCACCGAAAATCAGGATCAGCCGGTCGACCCGCTCGCCGCGGAGATGATGTCCGCCCTGCGCGACAACTGCGATGATTTCGGCGTGACCTACTTCGACCTGAAGTCCGGCAAGCAAGGCATCGTCCACGTGGTCGGTCCGGAGCAGGGCATCACCCAGCCGGGCACTACGATCGCCTGCGGTGACTCACACACGGCGACCCATGGCGCCTTCGGCGCGATTGCCTTCGGCATCGGCACCACTCAAGTGCGGGACGTGTTGGCAACCCAGACCCTTGCAATGGAGCCGCTGAAGGTCCGCCGCATCGAAGTGACCGGCCAGCTGCGCCCAGGCGTTTACGCCAAGGACGTGACCCTTCACATCATCCGCATCCTCGGCGCAAAGGGCGGCATCGGCTACGCTTACGAATACGCCGGCAATGTCTTCGACGACATGTCGATGGAAGAGCGCATGACTGTCTGCAACATGGCAATCGAAGGCGGTGCCCGCTGTGGCTACGTCAATCCGGACGCCAAGACCATCGCCTACCTGCAGGGCCGTCCCTATGTGGACATGAGCGATTTCGACACCACCGCCGCCCGCTGGCTGTCCTTCGCGTCGGATTCCGACGCTCACTACGATGACGTGGTGAAGATCGACGCCGCTGATATCGAACCGACCGTCACTTGGGGCATCTCCCCGGACCACGGCATCGCGATCTCCGAGACCATCCCGGACCCCGCCAAGGCTTCCACCGCATTGGAGAAGGCCAGCATCGATGAAGCGCTCGCTTACATGAAGCTGCCTGCCGGTGCTCCGATCAAAGGCCAGAAGATCGACGTCGCCTTCATCGGCTCCTGCACCAACGGTCGCCTCTCGGACTTCCGCGAAGTCGCCAAATACATCCAAGGCCACAAGGTAGCTGCAGGAGTGAAGGCGATCGCCGTCCCCGGCTCCCAGATCGTCGCCCACCAGTGCGAACAGGAAGGGATCGACAAGATTTTCTCCGCCGCTGGCTTCGAATGGCGCGGCGCGGGTTGCTCGATGTGTCTGGCCATGAACCCGGACAAGCTCGTGGGTGACCAGCTCTGCGCGTCCTCCTCAAACCGCAACTTCAAGGGCCGCCAAGGTTCGCCGACCGGACGCACGGTCCTGATGTCCCCTGTGATGGTGGCCGCAGCCGCCATCGCCGGCAGCATCGCCGATGCTCGCGAACTCTTCGAACTGGAGCCGCAAGCCGCGGTCGCCTGA